One region of Quercus lobata isolate SW786 chromosome 2, ValleyOak3.0 Primary Assembly, whole genome shotgun sequence genomic DNA includes:
- the LOC115956748 gene encoding heme-binding-like protein At3g10130, chloroplastic isoform X2 — protein sequence MKFILLPWNPELVITGTSIMGINPETGKFCSHVDFWDSIKKNDYFSLEALWDVLKQLRIYKTPDLESPKYQILKRTANYEVRKYTPFIVVEANGDKFAGSTGFNDVTGYIFGKNSRSEKIPMTTPVFTQAFDAELSKVSIQVLLPLDKDISSLPDPNQETISMRKVEGGIVAVLKFSGRATEDVVREKEKALRSSLINDGLKTKTGCLLAQYNDPGRTWSFEMRNEVLIWLEEFSLD from the exons ATGAAATTTATCCTTCTGCCATGGAACCCAGAATTGGTCATTACGGGAACCTCTATCATGGGTATCAACCCAGAGACAGGAAAGTTTTGCAGCCATGTG GATTTTTGGGATTCCATAAAGAAAAATGACTACTTTTCTCTAGAAGCTTTGTGGGATGTGTTAAAGCAG CTGCGGATATACAAAACTCCAGACTTGGAATCACCCAAATATCAGATACTGAAAAGAACTGCTAACTATGAG GTGAGAAAGTACACGCCATTTATAGTGGTAGAAGCAAATGGAGACAAATTCGCTGGGTCAACTGGCTTTAATGATGTTACTGG GTACATATTTGGAAAGAATTCCAGATCAGAGAAGATACCAATGACTACCCCTGTCTTCACGCAGGCATTTGATGCTGAACTTTCCAAAGTATCCATCCAAGTTCTTCTTCCATTGGATAAAGATATAAGTAG TTTACCAGATCCTAATCAAGAAACAATTAGCATGAGAAAGGTAGAAGGAGGTATTGTTGCAGTTTTGAAGTTCAGTGGAAGAGCTACTGAAGATGTTGTTCGAGAGAAAGAAAAAGCACTTCGCTCTTCTCTTATAAATGATGGCCTCAAAACAAAGACAGGTTGTTTGCTTGCACAATACAATGATCCAGGCCGAACATGGAGCTTTGAAATG AGAAATGAGGTTCTGATATGGCTTGAGGAGTTCTCTTTGGATTAG